In Exiguobacterium sp. 9-2, the genomic window AAGCAAGATCAGAAGCTGAATTACTCCGTCTCGCGAAAGAGGAACTCATCGCGCTCGGACATAAGAATGGTGAATTGTCGCACCAGAAAATCGAAGACAAACTGAGTTCGTTCGAATCAATGGATGCTCAGCAATTCGAGGAATTCCTTCAGTTGCTCGAAACAGAAGGTATCAAGGTTAACAATGACGGTACAGGAGATGAAAAGGAAGAGGCGGATTTGAACGATTTGTCTGTTCCACCCGGCGTTAAGATCAATGACCCTGTCCGGATGTATCTAAAAGAAATCGGACGCGTGGATTTGTTGAATGCAGAAGACGAAGTTGAACTCGCGAAACGAATCGAACAAAACGATGAGGAAGCGAAAAAACGTCTAGCGGAAGCAAATTTACGTCTCGTCGTTTCGATCGCTAAACGGTATGTCGGACGCGGTATGTTGTTCCTTGATTTGATTCAAGAAGGTAACATGGGTCTGATCAAGGCGGTCGAGAAATTCGACTATACGAAGGGATATAAATTCTCGACGTATGCAACGTGGTGGATTCGTCAAGCGATCACACGTGCGATCGCCGACCAAGCACGGACGATCCGGATTCCGGTTCATATGGTTGAGACGATCAATAAATTGATTCGTGTCCAACGTCAACTTTTGCAAGATCTCGGACGCGAACCTTCACCGGAAGAGATTTCGAAAGAGATGGAAATCACGCCGGAAAAAGTTCGCGAAATCCTGAAAATTGCGCAAGAGCCGGTTTCTCTTGAGACACCGATCGGGGAAGAAGACGATTCACACCTCGGTGATTTCATCGAGGATCAAGATGCGACAGCACCACAGGATGCTGCTGCATATGAACTCTTAAAAGAGCAACTCGAAGATGTGTTAGATACACTCACGGATCGTGAAGAAAACGTCCTTCGTCTTCGCTTCGGACTTGATGATGGTCGGACTCGAACACTCGAAGAAGTCGGCAAGGTGTTTGGCGTCACGCGTGAGCGGATTCGTCAAATCGAAGCAAAAGCACTTCGGAAACTTCGTCATCCAAGTCGTTCAAAACGCTTGAAAGACTTCCTCGATTAATTCAAAGTGTGAAGAATATATGAAATTTTAGTGGGAAGGGAGAAAAAAGTTTCGTTTTTTTCTTCCTTCCCTGTTTTTTTTACAGTAGAATAGTAACGGGGAATACCATTCAGTCACCAACTTGGTTGGGTATAGAATATGGGGGGAATCCAAATGCGTAATCCATTAGTACCGTTTGCGGCGATCGCAGTCATCGCCATCATCGCAATGATTTCATTGTCTTACTTTGGGGTCGATCAGGTGAAGGAAGCTCGCAAAGGGCCGTCAACTGCAGAAATGAAGCCAGAAGACTTGTTTGCATCTAAAGGATGTACAGGATGTCACGGTGGAAACTTAGAAGGCGGCGTTGGTCCGAACTTAACAAAGATCGGCGCGAAGCTGAAAGAAGATGAAATCAAGGACATCGCAATGAACGGTAAAGGGCAAATGCCTGGCGGTCTTGCGAATGACGAAGAAGCAGCTGTTCTAGCTAAATGGTTAGCTGCTAAGAAATAAGAACAAGAGCATCTATCTCGTTACGAGATGGATGTTTTTTTATGGGCGGATGGTTTCTTTTTTACTGTAAATCCGCTATTTTAAAAGAGAGTTTTCGGAAAATAGGAAGGATGAAGAAGATGCAAATGAACGTCGTATTGGATCAACGACTCCAAAAAGTCGTGTCGTATATTCCACAAGGAGCCATCCTTGCAGATATTGGTTCGGATCATGCATTCGTACCGTGTTTTTGTATCCAACAAAATAAAATCGAACGCGCCATCGCGGGGGAAGTGAATGAAGGACCGATGGAAGCCGCAAAAGGACAAGTGGCACTTGTAGGACTCGAGTCCCAAATTGATGTCCGTCTTGGGAGTGGTCTATCGGTATTGAAACCGGGAGAAGCGACAGCGATCACGATCGCGGGAATGGGTGGAACATTGATTGCCTCAATCCTTGAAGAAGGGAAAGATCGATTGTCGGGAGAAGAACGTTTGATTCTACAACCGAATGTCGATGCAGTCGATGTCCGAAACTGGTTACTCGCACATTCGTATGCCTTATTGTCAGAAGCCATCGTCGAGGAGAATGGGAAGATTTATGAAATCCTTGTCGCGGAACGTGGCGAAGAAACCTTATATTCGGAAGATGAAACAACACGACAATGGGAACTCTTCTTTGGTCCTCAGTTGATGCGAGAGCGAGCGCCAGAATTCATTGCAAAGTGGCAAATGGAAAAACAAAAACGTCAGTATATTTTGGAGCAGATGAAGCAAGGACAAACTACGGAAATCTTATCTGAAAAAATCATAGCAATCGAACGATTGATTCAAAAGATGGAAGAGGTGACAAGCTGATGGCGAATGGGAATTATGTCATTGAGCAGTTTGAAGCATTCGCTCCGAAAAAATTCGCGCTCGAGGGTGATCCGATCGGTTTGCATATTGGAACGTTGAACAAGGACGTAAAACGTGTGCTCGTGACACTTGATGTCTTGGAGTCTGTCGTTGATGAAGCGATTGAAAAAAAGGTTGATCTCATCATCGCGCATCATCCACCGATTTTTAGCAAGTTAGCGAATGTGACGGATCGTTCCGCAACAGGACGCATCGTCACAAAATGTATCAAGCACGATATTGCGGTGTACGCTGCGCATACGAACCTTGATGTGACACCAGGAGGGGTCAATGATTGGATGGCAGAGGCAATCGGTCTTGAGTCATGTGAAG contains:
- the rpoD gene encoding RNA polymerase sigma factor RpoD, whose product is MAEKARSEAELLRLAKEELIALGHKNGELSHQKIEDKLSSFESMDAQQFEEFLQLLETEGIKVNNDGTGDEKEEADLNDLSVPPGVKINDPVRMYLKEIGRVDLLNAEDEVELAKRIEQNDEEAKKRLAEANLRLVVSIAKRYVGRGMLFLDLIQEGNMGLIKAVEKFDYTKGYKFSTYATWWIRQAITRAIADQARTIRIPVHMVETINKLIRVQRQLLQDLGREPSPEEISKEMEITPEKVREILKIAQEPVSLETPIGEEDDSHLGDFIEDQDATAPQDAAAYELLKEQLEDVLDTLTDREENVLRLRFGLDDGRTRTLEEVGKVFGVTRERIRQIEAKALRKLRHPSRSKRLKDFLD
- a CDS encoding tRNA (adenine(22)-N(1))-methyltransferase, which gives rise to MKKMQMNVVLDQRLQKVVSYIPQGAILADIGSDHAFVPCFCIQQNKIERAIAGEVNEGPMEAAKGQVALVGLESQIDVRLGSGLSVLKPGEATAITIAGMGGTLIASILEEGKDRLSGEERLILQPNVDAVDVRNWLLAHSYALLSEAIVEENGKIYEILVAERGEETLYSEDETTRQWELFFGPQLMRERAPEFIAKWQMEKQKRQYILEQMKQGQTTEILSEKIIAIERLIQKMEEVTS
- the cccA gene encoding cytochrome c550 — its product is MRNPLVPFAAIAVIAIIAMISLSYFGVDQVKEARKGPSTAEMKPEDLFASKGCTGCHGGNLEGGVGPNLTKIGAKLKEDEIKDIAMNGKGQMPGGLANDEEAAVLAKWLAAKK